The sequence below is a genomic window from Corvus hawaiiensis isolate bCorHaw1 chromosome 17, bCorHaw1.pri.cur, whole genome shotgun sequence.
CTGGCGCCTcagttgctgcttttccttgtccTTGGGCTCCTCCCTAGGACTGGGCTTGGGCCCAGCTGGGAGCCGGGAGAAGGGGATGAGGCAGCTCCCACCTCTGTGTGGAGGCTTGAGGCCTCTCACTGATGGTGCCCTGGGGTAGTGGGGCTGAACAGACATAGCAGGCACCTTGCTCTTCTTCCTGCCAAGACTTTATTTAATAAAGTCCTTTCTATTATGTAAGTTTCATGGGAAGTTCCCTGCAAGAGCCCTGGACCCTGCCAGAAGCCTTCCCGTTCCCTTGCAAGGTGCCAGTACATCCCAGCTAAAGTCTCAGCCACTCCAGGATCCTCTGCAGAGGGGGAGCAGCTTCTGGCAGCACCAGTGTGGGTGGTGGACCCCTGTGAATCCCTGGCCTCGCAAGACAGACTAACCACAGAGAAAGTGCATTTAGGAGGCAGCTCCAAGcatgggctgtgctgcctgtgggaCTGTGGTGCTGTTCCCTTGCCCCATTCCTACCCACGGCATTGCCCTCACTGTTCCCAGCTGCCACAGGTGTgagccccccccagcccctgccctcctgcccaTGTGGGCACAGGCTGCTCATTCCAGAGGCTCCTTGATCAGGCATTCTTTCAGGGAAGGCTGCTGCTGCACGGGCAGCCCAGCTTCCCACAGGTCCTGCAGCCGGGCCTCCGAGCGCCGCTTGTCCTTGCCCACCTTCCAGGCCAGGTGGATGTGGGCCTGCAGGAAGGGTCCCAGGAGTGGGTGGCTGCCCtgagcctccagcagctgcagcgcCTGCTCGCAGCAGCCATGGGCTTCACTGAGCTGGTCCAGCTCCTGGTGGCAGACGGCCAGCCCAGCCAGTGTCAGCAGGAAGCGGCCAGAGCTGCAGACCCCCAGCCGGTCCTGCAGCCTGTAGGCGTTGGCCCAGGTGGCCAGGGCCTCGCGGTACATGCCAGTGCAGGTCAGGCGCTGCGCAGCCTGCAGGTCTGGCAGGAAGAAGAACTCGAGGAACTCAGGAGAGCGGCGGATCTCATCGATGGAGTGCAGATGGGACAGGAACTGCTCAAAGGCTCGGCTCCGCTTAGCAATGGTCTCAGCAGTGAAGTTCCGGCGCAGCCTCTTCCTGGGGAAGGCAACGCTGGCCATGTCACAGCTGAAGCGGCAGCGCAGGCGGCGATTCAGCTGCTCAAAGTCTGAGTAGCGCCGGGCGATGGTGGCAGGGGCCTTGTCAAACTGGCCAGAGCGGATCAGGTAGATGGTGTAGAGCTGCAGGGGAGACAGGTGTCAGGCAGTGCTGTGGACACGCTGATCCCAGCACTAGCACAGCCGGCTTTGCGGCCACAAAGGGGCTGGGGGAGTTTGCCCGGACAGAAGGGAGTGaactgggctgctgcagccacagcacccATCAGCAATAATTACCTGAGGCTCGTCTGAGCCGCCAGCACCATCCGAGCAGCacggggaaagagaaaaaaaataagcgCCAGCCCCGTGGGATCCCTGCCTGCCCCGGGGAGAGCAGGACTCGTACCCACCCCGTGCCCGCCCAGCCGCGCCGGGCTCACTCACCACGTACTTGGAAGAGCGCTCGCTGACCACGCTGGCGCTGGTGACCTCGAAGAGCAGCCGCTGCGGTGCCAGGCTGCCCCGCGACCTCcgccacagctcctgcagctgccggGTCAGCAGGCTGCCGCCGGGACGCTCCGCCGCAGAGACCCACTCTGTGCCGGGAGAGGGGTATCAGTGCCCTCCGTAGGGATAGGGCTGTGACATCTGTCGGGCTGCCGGACGCCACCATCGCATGAGTGTCCCTGGAGTCACCCCAGTCCCCCCAGCTCACCGCCCCAGCACCTGCCTCCGTCCTCCGTGCCTGCTGCCGCTCCCGGCGCCTGCGGcggctcctccagctcctcgcTAGCTCcgtccccctcctcctcctcctcctcgtcctcgtgGCTGGTGAAGCTCAGGGTGCCGCTGAGGCGCGTCGACAGCCCTTCGGTGTCGTCCTCCAGCTCCGAGCTCTCCGGGCAGTCCTCGGCCtcgccgccgcccgccggctCCTCCCGGCCGCCCTCGCCCGCCAGCGCGTGCCGCAGCCGGTGCAGGATGCGGGCGGCCATCGCTGCCGGGGGGTCCGGGCCGGCACCGCGACacgggggggccgggggctgcccaCCGCGACCCGGCCCCGCGCGGGGACAGCGCGGCCCCGGGACACCCTCCCGGTGCCGCCCCCGACCCGGTCTGTTCACGctgccccgggccgggccgagccgagccgggTGGTGCCGAGCGATGGCCGCTCCGCCACAGCTCGTCCCGGGATCCTCCCTGCGCGGCTCCGCCTCCGCCGGGAACCCGGATCGGGGCGGTCGAGTCGGCACCGCCCGGCACGGccgggattgggatcgggatcggggtcGGGGTCGGCGCCTGCGGCACTGCCCGGCACCATCGGGATAGGCTCTAGCGGCACTGCCCGGCACGGCCGAGATCGGG
It includes:
- the SNX21 gene encoding sorting nexin-21 isoform X1, whose amino-acid sequence is MAARILHRLRHALAGEGGREEPAGGGEAEDCPESSELEDDTEGLSTRLSGTLSFTSHEDEEEEEEGDGASEELEEPPQAPGAAAGTEDGGRVGLCGGASRRQPADPAAAGAVAEVAGQPGTAAAALRGHQRQRGQRALFQVRDEPQLYTIYLIRSGQFDKAPATIARRYSDFEQLNRRLRCRFSCDMASVAFPRKRLRRNFTAETIAKRSRAFEQFLSHLHSIDEIRRSPEFLEFFFLPDLQAAQRLTCTGMYREALATWANAYRLQDRLGVCSSGRFLLTLAGLAVCHQELDQLSEAHGCCEQALQLLEAQGSHPLLGPFLQAHIHLAWKVGKDKRRSEARLQDLWEAGLPVQQQPSLKECLIKEPLE
- the SNX21 gene encoding sorting nexin-21 isoform X2; protein product: MAARILHRLRHALAGEGGREEPAGGGEAEDCPESSELEDDTEGLSTRLSGTLSFTSHEDEEEEEEGDGASEELEEPPQAPGAAAGTEDGGRCWGEWVSAAERPGGSLLTRQLQELWRRSRGSLAPQRLLFEVTSASVVSERSSKYVLYTIYLIRSGQFDKAPATIARRYSDFEQLNRRLRCRFSCDMASVAFPRKRLRRNFTAETIAKRSRAFEQFLSHLHSIDEIRRSPEFLEFFFLPDLQAAQRLTCTGMYREALATWANAYRLQDRLGVCSSGRFLLTLAGLAVCHQELDQLSEAHGCCEQALQLLEAQGSHPLLGPFLQAHIHLAWKVGKDKRRSEARLQDLWEAGLPVQQQPSLKECLIKEPLE
- the SNX21 gene encoding sorting nexin-21 isoform X4; the encoded protein is MAARILHRLRHALAGEGGREEPAGGGEAEDCPESSELEDDTEGLSTRLSGTLSFTSHEDEEEEEEGDGASEELEEPPQAPGAAAGTEDGGRVGLCGGASRRQPADPAAAGAVAEVAGQPGTAAAALRGHQRQRGQRALFQLYTIYLIRSGQFDKAPATIARRYSDFEQLNRRLRCRFSCDMASVAFPRKRLRRNFTAETIAKRSRAFEQFLSHLHSIDEIRRSPEFLEFFFLPDLQAAQRLTCTGMYREALATWANAYRLQDRLGVCSSGRFLLTLAGLAVCHQELDQLSEAHGCCEQALQLLEAQGSHPLLGPFLQAHIHLAWKVGKDKRRSEARLQDLWEAGLPVQQQPSLKECLIKEPLE
- the SNX21 gene encoding sorting nexin-21 isoform X3, encoding MAARILHRLRHALAGEGGREEPAGGGEAEDCPESSELEDDTEGLSTRLSGTLSFTSHEDEEEEEEGDGASEELEEPPQAPGAAAGTEDGEWVSAAERPGGSLLTRQLQELWRRSRGSLAPQRLLFEVTSASVVSERSSKYVLYTIYLIRSGQFDKAPATIARRYSDFEQLNRRLRCRFSCDMASVAFPRKRLRRNFTAETIAKRSRAFEQFLSHLHSIDEIRRSPEFLEFFFLPDLQAAQRLTCTGMYREALATWANAYRLQDRLGVCSSGRFLLTLAGLAVCHQELDQLSEAHGCCEQALQLLEAQGSHPLLGPFLQAHIHLAWKVGKDKRRSEARLQDLWEAGLPVQQQPSLKECLIKEPLE